GTTATGCCAGGATCACGCGAACctgagaccaccaggagacactTTATTAGAGAGCGATCAAACTCTGGACACCAAGTCttactgatgcagcagtagagaagtggtttttaaagggaaaaaccacaagtaGGGGGTTTCCATGATAGCAAGCAGGGGCATTCAAGACCTTCTCCTGGTTGCTAAGCATGTGATCAACTGAACCATGTCTCCAAACCCTGACGTGAacctttcatttctccatgttctatgcCTGCTGGAAGAATTTTAGGAGGACTTGCTGATCTAATTGAATATCACTGGGGGTAATTTGGGGCTCAATGGGACTGTACTGACTGCCGGTTTCCTCACCTCCTGCCCGCTCTCCATCTTCCTGCCACTTAAAGTTTCCTCCATGAACTCCATGACACTCCTGGGAGGTAAACTCCAGGAAAATGGCAGGCAGAGTTGCCCTGTTGGGAGAGCCTTGTTTAGCTACAGGGAAATGAAGTAATAAAGAACAGGAAGTAGCTTTCAGGAACCTACATCATTGGCTGGAGGACAGTCTGCTCTTCTTcattgttctttgtgtgtgtgtattttattgcATAGTTTTTCATAATGGAGAAATCAGCCTactgtcatttttttaatataattttatttattataatttaatcactttgtatcccagctgtagccctaccctcgtcccctcccaatcctgtcctctctccttccctcatctcctcccagaccccttccccagtccactgatagcagaggacttcctccccttccttttgaccctagcctatcaggtgtcatcaggactgtcattcatagtcttcctttgtggcctggtcaggctgctcccccctcaggaggaggtgatcaaagagccagccactgagttcatgtcagagacaaaatctcaaaacaacctagatgtccctcaactgaggaatggatacagaaattatggtacatttacacaatggaactagaaaagatcatcctgattgagctaggGCGGACGGCTGCCCGTGGCCTGTCAGCACAACAGAAGGCATGCCAGTGTCACGCGTGTCTGGTACACAAGGCCCATGCTGCTGCATCCAGGCTCTCTTCACCTCCAGGCTGAGTTCCCTTCAGCTCCCGGCATCCCTCCCGCCAGCTGCTCCTTCTCCTAAGAACCTGGCTACTTTggtcctgtctctctcttccttcctccctctctctgtttatcccttcctccccctctaccctccccctctctctccttgtctctcttgcctccttctctgtctcccttcctccctctctcttttcctccctccttctctttcccccttccttcttctctcgcTTTTTTCAAGCCAGGGTCTCTCtgcgtagcccaggctgtcccagactcgctctgtagaacaggctggcctgccttcctgtgtctctgcctccgagtgctggcatcacaggcgtgcaccaccaagcctggagtTTTCTTTATCACCTAGCAATTTTCTCTCTTACAGACTGCCTGACCATGTCCAGgctactttctctctctgctctgaactcttccacatgtctctggctgttctctctctctctcgctctctccctctcttcccctctctcatatctacaataagaCCCCCATtcttatgggggctggagaggcagcttgttaggtaagagtacttgctgctcttccagaggacccggattCGATTCCAAAGCAACCACACAGGAGTCCACAACTGTCTccaacttcagctccagagatccaACGGCCCCTTTTGGTCTCGGGGAGCTTTAAGGAATGgggtgcacagatacacacgtTGGCGAaataccaatacacataaaagaaaaataattttaaaaacactcaACTTAATCACAGCACGGAGTGGTCATGCCTGGGCACGAGTGGCTAAGGCTCACAGTTGGAGGTCTGCCGCACGCCCGTGACCCCAGCGCTCGAGGAGggggaggcaggcggatctccgtgactttgaggcccgcctggtccacagagcgagtccaggacgaCCAGGCCTacaaggagagaccctgtcttgaaaaaccaaaataaaataaaaggtttgaggccaacctagaaTCCATCCTGACTTCCGGGCCAGGCTCTGTCATCTCACACAGCCTTGCCGTGTCCCAGGCGGCCCAAAGCGGGAGGTCACTGGGCCGCAGCTACGGCGGCCCCCATTCCGGCCACAGCACGGCTCGAACCCGAACCCTCCGAATCCGGGTCGGATGAACTACCTTTTCGGAACCACAAAAGATCGGTGGAGGCGGTTGTCAGCCGCGGAGGCGACTTTGCCACCAACCACCGCGGGGACCGCTTCAGCGTCCCGCGTGGATTATTACAGGGGTCAGGGCGCAGCGGATGGGAGAGCCCGGACTGGGGTCAAGGTCTTCAGGGACGGAGCCCCCAGCGCCCGGCTCCGCCCCTCTGCGGCCCCCTCCCCCCAACGCCCCGGGAACCCCGTAGGTGATCAGGGCGGCCGCAGCCCCCGGAGGGGGGGGCCGGGAAGAAGCTGAGAGCGACGCACGTGAACTGCGTCCCACAAGGGCTGGAAGCAGTCCGTACCCGCCCCCTCGGGAGGGCTTccgctctcctcccctctccaggTCTCCCGCGGGTCCGCGCTGCGGAGGGGGAGGAGCTAGTCCTGGGCCCGTCCCCACTGACGGAGCCAACCAGTCAGCGAGCCTCAGGCCGGAGAGGAAACAGCGCAGCTCGCGCTTTGCCCCGCCCCCTGTGGGAActcgggggggaggggcaggcgctCAGTCCTCTGATTGGTCGAGCTTAACCACACACCCCCAAAGCTCCGCAACTCGCCGCCAGTCCCGGAACCTTCAGGCCGGAGTTTTGTCACTGACCCGGTCCACTTTTCCGAACACATCCAGAGACATTCTGTACTGTCCCAAGGTTTGCGCGAGCCAGCGGCTCTCGGGACTACATCTCCCAGGATGCCGCGCGGGGCAGCCAATATGGCGGCGACCACCGCCTTTTGCAAGGTTTGTATTTAATATGCTGCAGGGGGCCGGCCCAATACAGGCTTGTACTGCTAAATCTGGCGACGcggagtttgatccctggatTCGAGACACCCAAAAGTTGTGCTCCATCTTCCACAAGTCGCCTTGTCAGCCTCCTTCCCTTCCCGAGGCGTTAGGTAAATCATTATTTTTTCTGGAATGTGAGAAGCCAACAGGGGCTCTATTCCGAAGGTTGGTGGCGTTAATCACAAGTGATGGTTCACACTTTGGTTTGGGGTAGGTTGAAAAACACCGTTTGCAGTTTCCATCAGACGTATAGAAAGCTTAACTTACAAGGGCTCAACAGAGGAAAACCgggaaatttttctttaactacacctgtaaataattttaaaatgccgCGTACAACAGATGTGGTATGAAAGTGATTTattggatgggggggggggagggagaaggaggaaaggcgaagagagggagagaaagggagagagagacgcTTCCTGACTCAGAGATctgatatgaaagagatttattgatagagagaagggagggagagaaggaaggagggtttgagagagggagagggaagaagggatagGGAGAGCGGGAGGGAaacagcgagagagagagagagagatggtgacCCCCCCAGGAAAGAAACCGAGGCAGAGAGTgcgagagaagagagagaggagagtcgGGGGTCCCTTCATCCCGGGCCCCTGGTGGTGAGGACCAAAGATGACATCACAGGCAGCTAAGGAACCTCAGAATGGGCCAGCGTATCGAGACCCCTGAGCCAACACAACCTGCTCAAGAGGAACAGGAGTTTCTTCTAAACGTCCTCACTGCAGGCATAACCCTTCACCTGCTAGGTATAACAGTTCCAGTTCCTGTTCCGGTTTCCCTCCGGATGATGTGGATTCAGAGGTGTAGTATCTGATGGCCTCTTTGAGGCGCTGCGTGCACTGTACACGTGTGAATTAGAGATGTCTTGCtcaaggctggagagaaggctcagaggttaagagcactggctgctcttccaggaaggATCAGGGTTCCATCCCAACCACCCATGTGTCGGCTCAGAACTGTCCCTAACTCCTATCCCAAGGGTCAAATGCCCATACTCAGACATCTATGCACCCAGAACACCgatgtacagaaaataaaaataaataaataatatatagaaaaagaaatatctttaaaaaaatatcttgctcacacttttttttcttcttttgctttgttcgagatagtctcactgtgtaactctggTCTAAAAATTATGGCCGATGCCTCTgaccccagcgctcagggaggcagaggcaggggcaattctgtgagttcgaggccagcctggtctacagcgggAGTCCAGAAAagcctaaacattttttttttaaatttttgaaaaacaaataactaaaaaatactttaaaaattgaaataattttattgtcaGTATTGTTAATATTATTTTGTATATGGTTGTTTGGCCTGCAGGTCCGTCTCTGCACCACATTGTGGGAGTCGGAATCGAACCCAGATCCTAAGATCCTGGACAGAGAGACGCTGAActatccatctctccagcccacccttttatttatttctttacttctgattttctttaatgattacCCTCCATGTTGCTTGTCCTCCCAAGCCCTCGTCCACATAGACACACCCTACCTGTTTTACATCCTGTTCTTTAAGGACCTGGCCTGGGAGACCAATGAAAGGAAGGCAAACCATAGAGACGCCACTTAGTCCTCCAGGGCGCATAGAGGGACCGAGGATGGGCTCCGCCTCTCTCTGCATCCGGAGCAGGCGGGGGATGATGACGCACTTCCGGCCTCGTTTGTTTTCTTCGTCTGTCGCGCCATGCCAGGGCGTGCGCTGTCGCGGCTGCGTTTCGGGGAGACAGTGGCCTTGCGCCCCTCTTTCTGGAAAGCTCATCGGGGTTTCGGGGTCTCGGAGGACGGATCCGAGGCTGCGATGGCGGCGGCCTGCGCGGTGGTGGTGGCGGTGAAggcggaaggggaggaggaagagaaggacccCGGGGACTGGCGGGACCCCGAAACCTCCCGGAGACGCTTTTGGCGGCTGCGCTCCGGGGACGTGTCCGGCCCGGAGGAGGCGCTGAGCCGCCGGCGGGAGCTGTGCCGCCGCTGGCTGCGGCCCGAGCGGCGCTCCAAGGAGCGGATGCTGGAGCTGCTGGTCCTCGAGCAGATCCTCAGCCTCCTCCCGCGCCGGCTGCGGGAACCTGTGCGTCGCCGGCGCCCCGAGAGCGGGGAGGAGACGGCGGCCTGGGCGCGCGCCCTGCACCCGGCCTCCCCACAGGTGAGGGACCACCGGAGACCGCGGGCCTGCTGCAAAGCCTCCGGAGGGCGAATTAGGTTCCCGGTCCCTGCCTGGACCTCCAACGGGAGAGGAAGGGGTCCCATGCCATTCTCTGGGCATCTTCTTTCACGTTCATACACAAACAAGCAGAAGAGGAGGGGGGCAGGAGTGTGCCTTTTGGGGATGCAACCTGCAATCACTGTTAGTGTGAAacgtccttttttttttgtattttattttgttcacgTGTGTGGGACAGCTCCAGGGCCATCGGGTCTCCGGACCTGGAGTCCCGGGGGCTGTTGtaagctgcccagtgtgggtgctggctCCTGTGTTCGGGTCACTCTTCTTGGAAGAGCAAGGAGCACCCTGTCTTTtgtaaaagtgatttttttttttttaatttttcatgtgccttggtgttttgcctacctGAGCACCTCATGGACACTTTGAGGCGccaggacttgaacccaggtcgtctggaagagcagaccaACCTTTGAGCCGACCCTCTAGCCCCAGAAAGTTCACCTTGATTAATGTTTCccagattccccccccccccgacccaaGAAATGTCATTTCATAGTTTAGCTACATTCTTCCCGCCCCCATTGAGTTTTCCCGCTTCCTTGTCATCTTGGGGGGTAAGGGTTGAACAAGAGTCACAGTCTGGAGCCAGGAATGCGTGGCATGGGTGTGGCTGGTCCCCTCCCTAGCTTCCGGGCTTAGCAGTGAGGAAGAGGTGGACGCTGGCGCTCCCCATGTCTCCCTCCCATTCAGGGCAGTCAAAGCTGCTGGGAGATGCTGGCTAGCTCAGGCTAGCTCTGAAGCTGCGTTTCAGGGGACCCAGAGTCCGGTTAAGGTGACAGGGAAGGCCTTGGTACCCAGTCACTCGACTCACCAGCTCCTTGCTCTCAGCAGGCACAGCGAGCACTAACTGAGGTCTTGTGCCCCTCCAGGGCACCCCGACTTTCAAGGCCAAGGCTGGATCTCTGACTAGGGGAGAGTGGAGCAGCTGTCCGTGGCCTGGAACTGCTCTCGTGGAGAGAGTGCAGAGGACGGCCAGGCTGGGTGAGTGATGCCCTTCCCTGACGCCCTGTGGTCCCTGTGGCTTGGGTGAGCCAGGGTCTCCTTCTAGATGTGGTGACAAAGCATCCTTCCCAGAATACCACAGTTCCTGTCTTTCTGCCTGTGGAACCCCTCTAATTCCCAGAATGCCCCAGTCTCCTGTCTTCCTTTCCCTGAGCGCCCAGGGGAACAGTTTTTATAGATCGACTCCCCTAACACCCCACCAAGACCTCAAGTCCTGATACTGACATTGGTGTCCTGAGCTGGACCCGTTCTATTTCTGCTCACATTCTCCGGTTTCAGACCTGGAGATCTGAGCTGCCTGGAATCCTGACCTGATCCCAAAGCAAGAGGAGGACTGGAAGGAGGACGCTGAGCCTGCGCAGGCCTGCCTACAAGGCTCACACTGGGACACTGCCCCCGAACAGGAAGAGAAACCACCTAAAAATGCTGTTCCACCACAGGgggatggtgagttcaaggccagtctgggccgCAGGGTAGGATTCTCATGTGACGCTGGCATGaactcttcctcctgctcctcagcATGTCCTTTGTCTTGGAGAACAGCACCGTTTCTGCGGTGAGTGTGCGCCCTCGCTGGGTGTGGCATGTGCCAGTCTGGAGTGGGCAGGGGGACGGTCCCCTATCCTACCTGGGCTGACCAACACACACCCCTGTGACAGGGCCACAAGTGCTGCATGATGCTCTTCAGGTACAATAACCACAGCGGCCTGAGCTTCGTGTCCAAGCTGGACATCCCCAAGCAAAGCGTCCAGCACAACGTGGACAAGAGGGCCACCACTGAGGACTGAAACTCCACAGCCCTGGAGATGCTGCACCAGAACAGCATCACGTGGGTCCGGGTTGCAGTCGTAGGGGTGAGTTGCTGGGGGTGGGTGGCATAGCCGCTTAGCATGACAGGCTGGGAATGGCCAGGGATGGCCCGGGCCTTCCCATCAGCTTATGACAGGCAGGGTAGTGGCCAGGGGGAGGCACAGCCACTCATCGTGACAGGTGAGGGGTGGCAGAGGCGACACAGCCTTTGACCCCGGCGCTTAGGGGGCGGAGGCAGCTGTGaatctgagttcaagccagcctggcctacacagtgagctgcaggccagtctggtctacacagttgagttccaggccaatctgctctacacagtgagttcaaggccagcgtagTGTACACTGaattcctggccagcctggtctacacagttctagaccagtctacatagtgagttccagacaacaGTAAGTTCCCGGCCAGGCTGCTTAtatacagtgagctccaggccagcctggtctacacgtttgagttcaaggccagccttgtcaaTGCAGTTttcaggcagcctggtctacacagttgagcttcaggccagcctggtctacacatttgagttcaaggccagtctagtgtacatggtgagttccaggccagcctggtctccatggtgagctccaggccagcctggtctacacggtgAAACGCTGTCTCACCAGCAAAAGGGGAGCAGCCAGCACCTCCTGGTTGTGCCCTGCGGGGTGCTTGTGGCACCCTGCACTCAGGGGGGTCCAGCTCCTGGCAGAGCAGACCTGGCTGCCAGAGTGGGAGGCAGGTCCCTGCTGGgaatggtggcccaggcctgtggATCTAGGCTCTTGCCAAGAGGAACAAGGTGCATGTGGTTTCCAGAGCCCacacagagaagggagagaacatAGTCTCATAGACTATGAGAACAGATTCTCATCGTCATCCGCTGACCTGTGTACCAAACACACAGCATAATGAACTAGTAACAATGGTATGATATTAAGTGTGTAAAAGCATTGTGGCCTTCACCCTTCGAGGAGGGCCAGATTGGCAtctcaggaagaggaggaggctggcTCTGGAAGCTCTCTAGAAGGTTGGCTCACATGGGTTTCCCCCatctgcccagctctgcaggcATCTGGGGGTGACCGTGCTGTAAGGAGTcgccctgtttgtttgtttcctttggggTTGTGGACTTGGGATGGAACTGGGGACTTATGAAGGCCGATTTCAAAAGCTAGGCTACCTTAGCAGGGTGCTCTCAAAGGCCTTGTTGGGGACTGATTGGCTTCAGCCATGCTCCAGTCACACCTGAGCTTGGAAGGAGAAAGCAGTTCTTTGTATCTGCATCTGCTGAGCCCTCTCCTGTCCTTACCTGCCCCGTGCTGaggcctctcctcctctctctcctttcttctccctccctccctgtcctccttctgctgccttcccctccctctccttccccgtCTCGCTCTCTtctttcctgcctccctctccctctcttttcccttacttctctattctctctcttctctcactccctttccccctccctctccctgttcctccttccccctccttctccctcctctctctcttcctctcttccactctcccttcttctctttctgcctttctcctttctccctttctccctcctccctttctctcccctcctctcttttctccctttctctccctctctctctccattcctctcccttcctccctctttctttcactccctccttttccctctcctctgacaccagatggttgtgagtcactgtgtgggtgctgggacttgaactcaggacctctggaagagcagccggcaCTCTCACCCTCTGAGCAGTCCCTCCAGCCcccctgaccttgaacttgtaaccTCCAGCCTCCACCTTCAGATGGCTAGGGCTCCATGCAAGCACCAGCACCCAGTGTATGTGGCATTGGGAACCCAGCCAGGGCCTGGTATAGTCTCAGGCCTACCTGCTGGGCCACATCCCAGGTGAGTGAGCCCTCCCGCTCTGGGACAGGGTCTTGTCATGTGGCCCTGAGGGATCTGGAGCCCAGTGCACCCCCAGCCAATTGTTGGTGCAGGGCTTGGGGGGGTTGGCCTCACTCCTTCCACAGACCTTATGGTCTCACTCTTCTTTTAGCCAGGTGTCCATTTACAAGATAGATCAGGACTGTCACAAATTCTGCACTACTGTCGTCGACAGGGCCATGACGATCAGGGATTTCAAGGTGTGTCTCCCCAGTGGCTGTTGGCAGCACCAGGGTGCAGCCTGGGCCATGCGCACACTCTCCACTGAGCTGCCCTGCTGCAGCGCCTGGCAAAAGAGCTGGCCCCAGAGTCCCTAAGTCGAGGAGAGCATGGCTCCCAGCTGGTGGGTCGGTGGTGGCTATAAGCTGACCTCCTGCTCGGGAAGGCTTGGTGCTGTGTTGAAGCCAGTAGCCCACATAGCTGTGCACAGACATAGCTTCACAGTTTACACAGTTGGCCGAGGACTCAGTCCTGGAATGCCgatgcttgggaggctgaagcagagggaTAGCTCTGAGCTTGGTGCCAGCCTGAACTAGATGATAGAACCttactcccctcccccccaaaaaataatgCAGTGAGCCGAGAAGATagaacatgcacacacgcacacgcacatgtaACAAGTGTGATAATACAAAGAGTAGTTTAGGGCCtcgagtgatggctcagcagttaagaacactcgcCTAGGACTCAggatttggttcccaacacccccTTTGCAGCTCACAACCAGGTCCAGGGAATTTGATGCTCTTCCACCATTCCACAGACaacaggcacatatgtggtgcatgcaaaaatacatacatacatgcatacatgcctacatacgtacatacatacatacatatacacatacatgaattaGCCATTTGTGATGTAGTACGCCTGTGAGTCTAGTgctcagggaggtggaggcaggggcatctcttgtgagttcaaggccagcctggtctccagagcgagtccaggacagccagggctacatagagagaccctgtctcgaaaaaacaaaacaacaaaatgacataaataaatcttgaaataaaGGTCCAGACCTAGGgactcatgtctttaatcccaggagtcaGACGAGGGTTGGTCTCTTGTGAGTTGGAGGCAGCCTGGTGTATCGAGTTCCAGGCGAGCcacgggagggagggagggaaggaaggaaggaaggaagggaaggaaggaaaggagactgTACAGCCAGAGGTGATGTGAACTCTTGGTAAAGGAGACTCCAGGCGCTGAGGCCGGGGAGTGCAGCAGTGTGGGAGGGAGCCAAGGTCTCCAGGGCTGACTGAGCTCTGCTTTCTCCAGACCCTGGAGTCATCCATCTAGGGCCTCCGCAGCATGTGAGGAGGAGCTGCCCACCCTAGGACCAGGGCTCCTTGAACGAAGTAACATGTCTTGGGCAGTgatattcacttaataaaatatattcaatattttaattaaatattaaatatttaatttcaatatttaaatattcaaactatggcatattttattattaaatttacagAGCATCTCCCATGTTTCAGTCacaattctttgtgtctctaggattaatatataaCATTTACTGTATACTAATAAGCATGTTCACGCCTCTCCACTCTTCAAAGCAGGGACAGCAGAGAAACCAGCAAAATAGCACTTGGTCCATTATTACAGTGAGTAATTTTATTATGgatgagagaggaaaaatgttcagaggcacctggaagagttcagagcacagagaaaaagaagcagacttgaTATGACCAAGACGAATGAAGAATATTAAGAGAAAAGTAGAGATAGCTTAGAGACAAAGTATGCTTTCATCAGTGCACtggctggacctaggtccccctACACTGATGTAGCAAGGCTGCAGCTtagtcaacatgtgggtcccctaacaattggactgAGAGCTTTTAGATTCTGTTGCTTGCCCTTAgttcactttcccctagctgggctgtcttgcCTGTCCTTATTGAgagaggatgctcttagtcctgcctGATGTGttgtgtcagggtgggttggtagaCATAGTGAGCctctctgaag
The Meriones unguiculatus strain TT.TT164.6M chromosome 13 unlocalized genomic scaffold, Bangor_MerUng_6.1 Chr13_unordered_Scaffold_34, whole genome shotgun sequence DNA segment above includes these coding regions:
- the LOC110563107 gene encoding zinc finger protein 394-like; translated protein: MPGRALSRLRFGETVALRPSFWKAHRGFGVSEDGSEAAMAAACAVVVAVKAEGEEEEKDPGDWRDPETSRRRFWRLRSGDVSGPEEALSRRRELCRRWLRPERRSKERMLELLVLEQILSLLPRRLREPVRRRRPESGEETAAWARALHPASPQGTPTFKAKAGSLTRGEWSSCPWPGTALVERVQRTARLDLEI